One Halostella salina genomic region harbors:
- a CDS encoding DUF7519 family protein has protein sequence MSLNPFVTADSAANGDATPPRTSRLLVTVVAGFGVLFVGSRTAVFGQVVDSALTALVVAAALSLLNDDEPEALAIGSLLLVPAGALLVGDLVAMASGPPVRAVRAVALLVAAGGLAALWTGVVGNRSLTTAVSRFAYSVVPLSLAAVLSMTSVLGALETAALGRPVLGALWDALVSPEGSAVRVADFLLLLGLACLAVRAALDRLPVVELAPERDRDRRARQAATARRVLTRTAGASLPLGVVVGVVLLAGPLPSGGVALSVLEAATGIATAGVFRTLLVAATVGGVVAAVAAELVLRVRDAAAADIAPRVVPAAAGVAVVLGVLVFTGPVIERVRARTPVAVLPTLERLIEVAGRSAVALLAVAASVVLFTLLVGAVVALGRAGFLTDRVAPVSLASGGLFAGALVTGIIGDGGIALYVGVAAATVAWDAGEYGVGLTEELSRRAWSHQGELVHAMASLAVAAAGVLAAVALEGTMQRPVPEGTLVGVGAATAFLGTVILLSRLRS, from the coding sequence ATGAGCCTGAACCCCTTCGTCACGGCGGACTCGGCGGCCAACGGCGACGCGACGCCGCCGCGGACGAGCCGCCTCCTCGTCACCGTCGTCGCCGGCTTCGGCGTCCTGTTCGTCGGCTCCCGGACCGCGGTGTTCGGGCAGGTGGTAGACAGCGCGCTGACCGCGCTCGTCGTCGCGGCTGCGCTCTCGCTGCTGAACGACGACGAGCCGGAGGCGCTCGCGATCGGTAGCCTGCTGCTGGTCCCGGCCGGTGCGCTGCTGGTCGGCGACCTGGTCGCCATGGCGAGCGGGCCGCCGGTGCGGGCGGTGCGCGCGGTAGCGCTGCTCGTTGCCGCCGGCGGCCTCGCCGCGCTGTGGACCGGCGTCGTCGGGAACCGCTCGCTGACGACCGCCGTCTCGCGCTTCGCCTACTCGGTCGTGCCGCTGTCGCTGGCCGCGGTCCTCTCGATGACCTCGGTCCTCGGCGCGCTCGAAACGGCCGCGCTCGGCAGGCCGGTCCTCGGCGCGCTGTGGGACGCGCTCGTCTCGCCCGAGGGGTCGGCCGTCCGGGTCGCCGACTTCCTCCTGCTGCTGGGTCTGGCCTGCCTCGCGGTCCGGGCCGCGCTGGACCGGCTCCCCGTCGTCGAACTCGCCCCGGAGCGGGACCGGGACCGCAGGGCGCGGCAGGCCGCGACGGCGCGGCGGGTGCTGACCCGGACCGCGGGGGCGTCGCTCCCGCTCGGTGTCGTCGTCGGCGTGGTGTTGCTCGCAGGGCCGCTGCCGTCGGGCGGCGTGGCCCTGTCGGTCCTCGAAGCCGCAACCGGCATCGCGACCGCGGGGGTCTTCCGGACCCTGCTCGTGGCCGCGACGGTCGGCGGCGTCGTCGCCGCCGTCGCCGCCGAACTGGTCCTCCGCGTCCGCGACGCCGCGGCGGCGGACATCGCGCCTCGCGTCGTTCCGGCGGCGGCCGGCGTCGCGGTCGTCCTCGGGGTGCTCGTGTTCACCGGCCCCGTGATCGAGCGGGTCCGCGCCCGGACGCCCGTCGCCGTGCTGCCGACGCTGGAACGACTGATCGAGGTCGCGGGCCGGTCCGCCGTGGCCCTGCTCGCCGTCGCCGCGAGCGTCGTCCTCTTTACCCTGCTCGTCGGCGCGGTCGTCGCGCTCGGCCGGGCCGGCTTCCTGACCGACCGGGTCGCGCCGGTGTCGCTGGCCAGCGGCGGCCTGTTCGCGGGGGCGCTCGTCACCGGGATCATCGGTGACGGGGGGATCGCGCTGTACGTCGGCGTGGCGGCCGCGACCGTCGCCTGGGACGCCGGCGAGTACGGCGTCGGGCTGACTGAGGAGCTGAGCAGGCGCGCGTGGAGCCACCAGGGGGAGCTCGTCCACGCGATGGCCAGCCTCGCGGTCGCGGCCGCCGGCGTCCTCGCCGCGGTGGCGCTGGAGGGGACCATGCAGCGACCGGTCCCCGAGGGGACGCTCGTCGGCGTCGGCGCGGCGACCGCGTTCCTCGGCACCGTGATCCTCCTCTCGCGGCTGCGGTCGTAG
- a CDS encoding AAA family ATPase, producing the protein MSESPTRSVDEAAADCSAILDAVHEAVIADRQFPRTVLLGVLARGHVLLEDVPGTGKTLTARSMAEALGLSFNRIQFTPDLLPSDITGTHVYDETDGTFEFNRGPVFANVVLADEINRAPPKTQAALLEAMEEGQVTVDGDTHDLPDPFFVIATQNPVEQEGTFELPEAQRDRFVVKTEMGYPGRGGELQLLKRRANRSEQSPSVEQVIEGADVADLQAVPETVTVDEAIRGYIVDLCRETRTDQRVEVGVSPRGVQRLFEAARANAVIAGRDFVAPDDVQGVAQPVLAHRLVLTTEASVNGVEKGTVVADVLNRVAVPAMATE; encoded by the coding sequence ATGAGCGAGTCCCCGACACGCAGCGTCGACGAGGCCGCCGCCGACTGCTCGGCGATCCTCGACGCGGTCCACGAGGCCGTCATCGCCGACAGACAGTTCCCCCGGACCGTCCTCCTCGGGGTGCTGGCCCGGGGCCACGTCCTGCTGGAGGACGTGCCTGGCACCGGCAAGACGCTCACCGCGCGGTCGATGGCGGAGGCGCTCGGGCTCTCCTTCAACCGCATCCAGTTCACGCCCGACCTCCTGCCGAGCGACATCACCGGCACCCACGTGTACGACGAGACCGACGGCACCTTCGAGTTCAACCGGGGACCGGTGTTCGCCAACGTCGTGCTGGCCGACGAGATCAACCGCGCGCCGCCGAAGACCCAGGCCGCCCTGCTGGAGGCCATGGAGGAGGGGCAGGTCACCGTCGACGGCGACACCCACGACCTCCCCGACCCATTCTTCGTGATCGCCACCCAGAACCCCGTCGAGCAGGAAGGGACGTTCGAACTGCCCGAGGCCCAGCGCGACCGCTTCGTCGTCAAGACGGAGATGGGCTACCCCGGTCGCGGCGGCGAGCTACAGCTGCTCAAGCGCCGCGCGAACCGCAGCGAGCAGTCGCCGTCGGTCGAACAGGTGATCGAGGGGGCCGACGTGGCCGACCTCCAGGCCGTCCCCGAGACGGTGACCGTCGACGAGGCGATCCGCGGCTACATCGTCGACCTCTGCCGCGAGACCCGGACCGACCAGCGGGTCGAGGTCGGGGTCTCGCCGCGGGGCGTCCAGCGGCTGTTCGAGGCGGCGCGGGCGAACGCCGTCATCGCCGGCCGGGACTTCGTCGCGCCGGACGACGTGCAGGGGGTCGCCCAGCCCGTGCTCGCCCACCGGCTCGTGCTCACGACCGAGGCGTCGGTCAACGGCGTCGAGAAGGGGACCGTCGTCGCGGACGTGCTCAACCGCGTCGCGGTGCCGGCGATGGCGACGGAGTGA
- a CDS encoding queuosine precursor transporter, with translation MSDANPGAPSIGQVSLIALFVTALVTAQLTATKILAFDIPFSVPVAGETLILPGAALAYAVTFLASDCYAELYGRRAAQVVVNVAFAMNFVVLALVWSTILAPASPAGIDAGTFETALGASTNVVLGSLLAYIVSQNWDVLVFHRLREYTDGDALWLRNVASTASSQAIDTVIFVSVAFFLAPELLGVGTALEPPVILSLMVGQYLLKLGIAVLDTPVVYAVVAAVRDREGDRAVPA, from the coding sequence ATGAGCGACGCGAATCCCGGAGCGCCCTCGATCGGACAGGTCTCCCTCATCGCCCTGTTCGTCACGGCGCTGGTGACCGCACAGCTGACCGCGACGAAGATACTCGCCTTCGACATCCCCTTTTCGGTGCCGGTCGCCGGCGAGACCCTGATCCTGCCCGGTGCGGCGCTCGCCTACGCCGTCACCTTCCTGGCGAGCGACTGCTACGCCGAACTGTACGGCCGCCGGGCCGCGCAGGTGGTCGTCAACGTCGCGTTCGCGATGAACTTCGTCGTGCTGGCGCTCGTCTGGTCGACGATCCTCGCGCCGGCCTCCCCCGCCGGCATCGACGCGGGGACGTTCGAGACGGCGCTGGGCGCGAGCACGAACGTCGTCCTCGGGAGCCTGCTCGCCTACATCGTCTCGCAGAACTGGGACGTGCTCGTCTTCCACCGCCTGCGGGAGTACACCGACGGCGACGCGCTGTGGCTCCGCAACGTCGCCTCGACCGCCAGCAGTCAGGCCATTGACACGGTCATCTTCGTCTCGGTGGCGTTCTTCCTCGCGCCGGAACTGCTCGGTGTCGGCACCGCGCTGGAACCGCCGGTGATCCTGTCGCTGATGGTCGGCCAGTACCTGCTGAAACTCGGCATCGCCGTCCTCGACACGCCGGTCGTGTACGCCGTCGTCGCCGCGGTCCGCGACCGCGAGGGCGACCGCGCCGTCCCGGCCTGA
- a CDS encoding FAD-binding and (Fe-S)-binding domain-containing protein, whose translation MTASRGGPGTRVDPSADDRARYDYAGGDVDRPALVDDLETLVDGEVRFDEYSRQLYATDASAYERTPIGVVFPTDTDDAAAVVDYCADREIPVLPRGGGTSLAGQTVNEAVVLDFTRHMDSVLDVDPDARRARVQPGTVLADLNADLEPHGLKFAPDPAWGDKSAIGGAVGNNSTGAHSLQYGKTDAYVEECEVVLADGTVTTFGEVSRDEIRERAGDGAIESRIYAEVDRILDEERAEIDARYPELKRNVSGYNLDKLVEGADDGTVNLAKLLAGSEGTLAVVTEVEVSLEPIPETKALALLSYGSVVEAMEDVEPILEHDPAAVELVDDVLIDLARDTAEFEDVVAMLPEGTDSVLLVEFYADDAAEGREKVAGLLADRVPGSDAASADGGTGTASETDAETHAVAALEAHDADDRARFWKLRKSGLPILLSRTTDEKHISFIEDCAIPPEHLPEYVTEFQKILEDHDTFASFYAHAGPGVLHIRPLVNTKSDLGAETMESIADDVTDLVVEYGGSVSGEHGDGRARTQWNRKLYGDDLWATFRDLKSAFDPDWILNPGNVCGDHDMTDHLRYGDEYEFDAGFDPELNWANDNGFQGMAELCHGCGGCRGEQDTTGGVMCPTYRAEDEEILSTRGRANALRQAMSGDLPEEEQLSGEFADEVLDLCIGCKGCAKDCPSEVDMAKLKAEVTHERHQREGASLRDRAFANFDSLAALGSATAPVSNWLPKLPGARLVMEKAFGIARERSLPSFERETLRDWFEARGGPAISPAEAERTAVLLPDTYTNYTHPERGKAAVRVLEAAGVRVELADATDSGRPAHSKGFLDAARDTAEGVVAELAPAVDEGRDVVVVEPSDAVMLQSDYLDLLSGRDANRVAANAYGVCEYLDAFGLDGALDADGAGALTYHGHCHQKATKKDHHAVGVLRRAGYDVDPLDSTCCGMAGTFGYEAEHYSMSQAIGSILFDQVDGSDGDEVVAPGASCRTQLGDRDGAEPPAHPVEKLAAALDG comes from the coding sequence ATGACCGCGAGCCGCGGTGGGCCGGGCACCCGCGTCGACCCCAGCGCGGACGACCGTGCCCGGTACGACTACGCCGGCGGCGACGTGGACCGACCGGCGCTCGTCGACGACCTGGAGACGCTCGTCGACGGCGAGGTGCGCTTCGACGAGTACAGCCGTCAGCTGTACGCCACGGACGCCAGCGCGTACGAGCGCACGCCCATCGGCGTCGTGTTCCCGACCGACACCGACGACGCGGCCGCGGTCGTCGACTACTGCGCCGACCGCGAGATCCCCGTCCTCCCCCGGGGCGGCGGGACGAGCCTCGCCGGGCAGACCGTCAACGAGGCCGTCGTGCTCGATTTCACCAGGCACATGGACAGCGTCCTCGACGTGGACCCCGACGCGCGCCGTGCGCGGGTCCAGCCGGGCACCGTCCTCGCGGACCTGAACGCCGACCTCGAACCCCACGGCCTGAAGTTCGCCCCCGACCCCGCGTGGGGCGACAAGAGCGCGATCGGCGGCGCGGTCGGCAACAACTCGACCGGCGCACACTCCCTGCAGTACGGCAAGACCGACGCCTACGTCGAGGAGTGCGAGGTCGTCCTCGCTGACGGCACCGTGACGACGTTCGGCGAGGTGTCCCGCGATGAGATCCGCGAGCGCGCCGGCGACGGGGCCATCGAATCGCGGATCTACGCCGAGGTCGACCGGATACTCGACGAGGAGCGGGCGGAGATCGATGCCCGTTACCCCGAGCTGAAGCGCAACGTCTCGGGGTACAACCTCGACAAGCTCGTGGAGGGGGCCGACGACGGGACGGTCAACCTCGCGAAGCTGCTCGCCGGGAGCGAGGGGACGCTCGCCGTCGTCACGGAGGTCGAGGTGTCGCTGGAGCCGATCCCGGAGACGAAGGCGCTCGCGCTGCTGTCGTACGGCAGCGTCGTCGAGGCGATGGAAGACGTCGAGCCGATCCTCGAACACGACCCCGCGGCGGTCGAACTCGTCGACGACGTGCTCATCGACCTCGCGCGGGACACCGCCGAGTTCGAGGACGTGGTGGCGATGCTCCCCGAAGGGACCGACTCGGTCCTGCTCGTGGAGTTCTATGCCGACGACGCGGCCGAAGGACGCGAGAAAGTCGCGGGACTGCTCGCCGACCGCGTCCCGGGAAGCGACGCCGCGAGCGCCGACGGCGGCACCGGAACCGCCTCCGAAACCGACGCGGAGACCCACGCCGTCGCGGCGCTGGAAGCCCACGACGCCGACGACCGCGCGCGGTTCTGGAAGCTCCGCAAGTCCGGGCTCCCGATCCTGCTGTCGCGGACGACCGACGAGAAGCACATCTCGTTCATCGAGGACTGCGCCATCCCGCCGGAGCACCTCCCGGAGTACGTCACGGAGTTCCAGAAGATACTAGAGGACCACGACACGTTCGCCAGCTTCTACGCCCACGCCGGCCCGGGCGTGCTCCACATCCGGCCGCTGGTCAACACGAAGTCCGACCTCGGGGCGGAGACGATGGAATCGATCGCCGACGACGTGACCGACCTCGTCGTCGAGTACGGCGGCAGCGTCTCCGGCGAGCACGGCGACGGCCGCGCCCGGACCCAGTGGAACCGGAAGCTGTACGGCGACGACCTGTGGGCGACGTTCCGCGACCTCAAGTCGGCGTTCGACCCGGACTGGATCCTCAACCCGGGCAACGTCTGCGGCGACCACGACATGACCGACCACCTCCGGTACGGGGACGAGTACGAGTTCGACGCCGGCTTCGACCCCGAACTGAACTGGGCGAACGACAACGGGTTCCAGGGGATGGCCGAACTCTGCCACGGCTGTGGCGGCTGTCGCGGCGAGCAGGACACCACCGGCGGCGTGATGTGCCCCACCTACCGCGCCGAGGACGAGGAGATCCTGAGCACCCGCGGCCGGGCGAACGCGCTCCGGCAGGCGATGAGCGGCGACCTGCCCGAGGAGGAGCAGCTCTCGGGCGAGTTCGCCGACGAGGTGCTCGACCTCTGTATCGGCTGCAAGGGCTGCGCGAAGGACTGTCCGAGCGAGGTCGACATGGCGAAGCTGAAAGCCGAGGTGACCCACGAACGCCACCAGCGGGAGGGCGCGAGCCTGCGGGACCGCGCGTTCGCGAACTTCGATTCCCTCGCCGCGCTCGGCAGCGCGACCGCGCCGGTCTCGAACTGGCTGCCGAAGCTCCCCGGCGCGCGCCTCGTCATGGAGAAGGCGTTCGGGATCGCCCGCGAGCGCTCGCTCCCGTCGTTCGAGCGGGAGACGCTCCGGGACTGGTTCGAGGCCCGCGGCGGGCCCGCCATCTCGCCGGCCGAGGCCGAGCGCACGGCGGTCCTCCTGCCGGACACGTACACGAACTACACCCACCCCGAGCGCGGGAAAGCGGCCGTCCGCGTGCTGGAGGCCGCCGGCGTCCGCGTCGAACTCGCCGACGCGACCGACAGCGGCCGCCCCGCCCACTCGAAGGGCTTCCTCGACGCCGCCCGGGACACCGCAGAGGGCGTAGTCGCCGAACTCGCGCCGGCGGTCGACGAGGGCCGGGACGTGGTCGTCGTCGAGCCGTCCGACGCCGTGATGCTCCAGTCCGACTACCTGGACCTGCTGTCCGGGCGGGACGCGAACAGGGTCGCCGCGAACGCCTACGGGGTCTGCGAGTACCTCGACGCGTTCGGGCTGGACGGCGCGCTCGACGCCGACGGCGCGGGCGCGCTCACCTACCACGGCCACTGCCACCAGAAGGCGACGAAGAAGGACCACCACGCCGTCGGCGTGCTCCGTCGCGCCGGCTACGACGTGGACCCGCTCGACTCCACCTGCTGCGGGATGGCCGGCACGTTCGGCTACGAGGCCGAACACTACTCGATGAGTCAGGCGATCGGCTCGATCCTGTTCGACCAGGTCGACGGGAGCGACGGCGACGAGGTCGTCGCGCCCGGCGCGTCCTGCCGGACTCAGCTCGGCGACCGCGACGGCGCGGAGCCGCCTGCCCACCCCGTCGAGAAGCTCGCTGCGGCGCTGGACGGTTAG
- a CDS encoding SIR2 family NAD-dependent protein deacylase, with product MDDADVAAVADALAAADHAVALTGAGVSTASGVPDFRSDDGLWQRYDERDFHVQRFLAEPEAFWRDWVDLHAEIAGDAAPNAAHEALADLEAAGRVDAVVTQNVDGLHAAAGSERVVRLHGRGDRATCRRCGDSVTAEAAVERVRDGEAPPHCDCGGLLKPDTVLFGERLPEAALAAAETHAGRCDAMLVAGTSLTVEPAASLPRRAAERGATVAVVNADPTPLADRADHAFRGDVTDVLPAVADAV from the coding sequence ATGGACGACGCGGACGTGGCCGCCGTCGCCGACGCGCTGGCCGCCGCCGACCACGCCGTCGCGCTCACCGGCGCGGGCGTCAGTACCGCCTCGGGGGTCCCCGACTTCCGAAGCGACGACGGGCTCTGGCAGCGCTACGACGAGCGCGACTTCCACGTCCAGCGCTTCCTCGCCGAGCCCGAAGCGTTCTGGCGGGACTGGGTCGACCTGCACGCCGAGATCGCCGGAGACGCCGCGCCCAATGCGGCCCACGAGGCGCTCGCCGACCTGGAGGCGGCGGGCCGCGTGGACGCCGTCGTCACGCAGAACGTCGACGGCCTGCACGCCGCGGCCGGGAGCGAGCGCGTCGTCCGGCTCCACGGACGGGGCGACCGCGCGACCTGTCGGCGGTGCGGCGATTCGGTGACTGCGGAGGCGGCCGTCGAGCGGGTCCGGGACGGCGAGGCCCCGCCGCATTGTGACTGCGGGGGCCTCCTGAAGCCCGACACGGTGCTGTTCGGCGAACGGCTCCCGGAGGCGGCGCTGGCGGCCGCGGAGACCCACGCCGGCCGCTGTGACGCGATGCTCGTCGCGGGCACCTCGCTGACGGTCGAACCGGCCGCGAGCCTCCCGCGCCGGGCGGCCGAGCGGGGCGCGACGGTCGCCGTCGTCAACGCCGACCCGACGCCGCTCGCGGACCGCGCCGACCACGCGTTCCGGGGCGACGTGACGGACGTGCTGCCGGCGGTCGCCGACGCGGTCTAA